From a single Aquificaceae bacterium genomic region:
- a CDS encoding phosphate-starvation-inducible PsiE family protein: protein MEELKRHQSILIGSIRRIAWVFDAFIILTLSIVGVFLIVWIVYEFYMVLVGQLPLERGGLSILGSVLILYAISELLSEEIKHIRGGAVSIKAFVGVALAAVIRKVLIISLSPEKFQELITLALVLTALGVVYWLIHRVESSP, encoded by the coding sequence ATGGAGGAGTTGAAAAGACATCAGAGCATATTGATAGGTAGTATAAGGCGCATAGCATGGGTTTTTGATGCCTTTATCATACTCACCCTTTCCATTGTTGGTGTTTTCCTCATAGTCTGGATAGTGTATGAGTTCTACATGGTCCTTGTGGGTCAGCTACCTCTTGAGAGAGGAGGTCTGAGCATACTGGGCTCTGTGCTTATTCTCTATGCCATATCCGAGCTTCTATCGGAAGAGATAAAACACATAAGGGGAGGAGCTGTAAGTATAAAGGCTTTTGTGGGGGTTGCCCTTGCTGCAGTCATAAGAAAGGTTCTTATCATCTCCCTATCCCCCGAGAAGTTTCAGGAGCTCATAACTCTTGCACTGGTTCTTACAGCCCTTGGTGTGGTCTACTGGCTGATTCACAGGGTGGAAAGCTCTCCATGA